A genomic segment from Arcobacter acticola encodes:
- a CDS encoding ELM1/GtrOC1 family putative glycosyltransferase gives MKRILIISDGKPGHLNQSIAFCKIKDVSYDILEVKFKSKFHKALSYLFDKLGYYTDFLFTDYKKYYGDFYDAVISAGSGTYYFNKYISKKYNKKAIALMLPKSYKYKDFYYIIAQEHDNPVRLDNILTLPLNLSFPREKGYVKKVEGKKSLAIIIGGDNDVFDMEHELIKDELDDIFEKYPDYLKYITTSRRTSKEIENLINEYKFDYKLIYSEEPNINPIGDFIAVCDEFFITTDSTSMLSEVRANSNAIINIVDLDSKKENTKYHRLVKIIEDMDDEKVNFAKLLKKVKI, from the coding sequence ATGAAAAGAATCCTAATAATAAGTGATGGGAAGCCCGGTCACCTAAATCAATCAATCGCTTTTTGTAAAATAAAAGATGTTAGTTATGATATTTTGGAAGTTAAATTTAAATCAAAATTTCATAAAGCTTTATCATATCTTTTTGATAAACTAGGTTATTACACAGATTTCTTATTTACAGATTATAAAAAGTATTATGGTGATTTCTATGATGCTGTAATAAGTGCTGGTTCAGGAACTTATTATTTTAATAAATACATCTCAAAAAAATATAATAAAAAAGCAATAGCTCTTATGCTTCCAAAATCTTATAAATACAAAGATTTTTATTATATTATTGCGCAAGAACATGATAATCCAGTAAGACTAGATAATATTTTAACACTTCCTTTAAATCTTTCTTTCCCTAGAGAAAAAGGATATGTAAAAAAAGTTGAAGGAAAAAAATCTTTAGCTATAATAATAGGTGGAGATAATGATGTTTTTGATATGGAACATGAGCTTATAAAAGATGAGTTAGATGATATTTTTGAGAAATATCCTGATTATTTGAAATATATAACCACTTCAAGAAGAACGTCAAAAGAGATTGAAAATTTAATTAATGAATATAAATTTGACTATAAACTTATATACTCAGAAGAACCAAATATAAATCCTATTGGAGATTTTATAGCTGTTTGTGATGAGTTTTTCATTACAACAGATTCTACATCAATGTTAAGTGAAGTCAGAGCTAATAGTAATGCAATAATAAACATAGTAGATTTAGACTCTAAAAAAGAAAATACAAAATACCATAGATTAGTAAAAATAATAGAAGATATGGATGATGAAAAAGTTAATTTTGCGAAATTACTTAAAAAAGTGAAAATATAA